In Acidianus brierleyi, one genomic interval encodes:
- a CDS encoding carbon-nitrogen hydrolase family protein, giving the protein MRIALVQTYMTWDKKDNIERQVEMVNKAADNQAKIVSLDELSNTVYFPFEQNPKYFELAEDERGYTIQKFREVAKERKINIIVPIFEKDLHNLQFYNTAFIINDQGEIIGKYRKTHLPQEDKFNEYYYFKVGDLGFPVVNLDSATIGTVICHDRHFPETVRAEVVKGAWIVFIPSVAAFKEIWELELKSHAVFNTSYIVGINRIGKEYPEQNDEYFGESMIVSPMGEIISKSGKKEEVIYADVNEDEVIKARIKRPFLKKRLNSYGL; this is encoded by the coding sequence ATGCGTATAGCTCTTGTTCAAACTTATATGACGTGGGATAAAAAGGACAATATAGAAAGGCAAGTAGAAATGGTTAATAAGGCTGCAGATAATCAAGCTAAAATAGTATCTTTAGACGAACTTTCAAATACAGTTTATTTTCCATTTGAACAAAATCCTAAATACTTTGAGCTTGCTGAAGATGAAAGAGGTTACACTATACAAAAATTTAGAGAAGTAGCAAAAGAGAGGAAAATAAATATAATTGTTCCAATATTTGAGAAAGATTTGCATAATCTCCAGTTCTATAATACAGCTTTTATAATAAATGATCAAGGAGAAATTATAGGTAAATATAGGAAAACACATTTACCTCAGGAAGACAAGTTTAATGAATACTACTACTTTAAAGTAGGCGACTTAGGATTTCCAGTTGTTAATTTAGATAGTGCTACTATAGGAACAGTAATATGTCACGATAGACACTTTCCAGAGACTGTAAGGGCAGAGGTAGTTAAAGGAGCATGGATAGTTTTTATCCCTTCAGTTGCAGCATTTAAGGAGATCTGGGAATTAGAATTAAAATCTCATGCAGTATTTAACACCTCCTACATTGTAGGTATAAACAGAATAGGCAAGGAATATCCTGAACAAAACGATGAATACTTTGGCGAATCTATGATAGTTTCTCCAATGGGAGAAATAATAAGTAAATCAGGGAAAAAGGAGGAAGTAATCTACGCTGACGTTAATGAAGATGAAGTAATTAAAGCTAGAATAAAGAGGCCGTTCTTAAAAAAGAGATTAAATTCTTATGGACTCTAA
- a CDS encoding xanthine dehydrogenase family protein molybdopterin-binding subunit — protein sequence MVWTINYVDDITVSDNYEYVAFIRSQLDHAKFSISGKAFTYEDLKEFKIPTVYDKSSLRIPEVPLLPKYKAVYKFQPLAIVIGKDRYDTFDKAEEVEAKYEPYDGPLYEEVPDNVIYRDYKKGEVSSEKEFSLRVDFNRSSQYSMEPRVIAVKNQGDQLIIHLSTQIPTVVKMLVSEMLEIPQNRISIVVPNVGGGFGLKQDINYEELSVIALAFKLNKNLKWVETRTESILTSQARDQVHELKVGYTDSGKLNYVLDKITYNAGAHPLPFTGISPLFVTLNTMKSLYNFEFYYDAEAKVSNKPPQGAYRGFGRPEAILIMERIMDEIAKRTKISPIEVRKVNIKEKLEGDVGNLNGVIDKLYKKYEEMRRVYGKGIGISLYVQYAAPNSEIMVKHEGSLIPGYECVRARLDLDGWIVIETTLTNQGQRMDSSIRKLVSKELGYDKVKVELAKTNINGYGVWASRSMLTAGNASILAVRKLKEIAKKIDESVDWEKISRIMRQEPWKLKELSVEECYETPEFVGTVSGQIIAVMKDDLGNVKPLYNYIVADVGVTGDDEVVKGQLIGGALQAISGSFLENTEDEIEYSIATAVEAPKFEVELLHTPSNTPAGVRGVGENSISGGYASFINAINDLGLECNSVPCRLVK from the coding sequence ATGGTTTGGACAATAAATTATGTGGATGATATAACTGTAAGTGATAACTACGAATATGTAGCGTTTATAAGATCCCAACTAGATCACGCAAAGTTCTCTATATCAGGTAAAGCATTTACTTATGAAGATCTTAAGGAATTTAAGATACCTACAGTTTACGATAAGAGTTCCTTAAGGATTCCAGAAGTTCCACTACTGCCTAAATATAAGGCAGTTTACAAATTCCAACCCCTTGCTATTGTTATAGGCAAGGATAGATATGATACTTTCGACAAAGCTGAGGAAGTTGAAGCTAAATACGAGCCATACGATGGTCCATTATATGAGGAAGTTCCAGATAACGTAATTTATAGAGATTATAAAAAAGGTGAAGTAAGTTCTGAAAAAGAATTCAGCTTAAGGGTAGATTTTAATAGGAGTTCTCAATATAGCATGGAACCACGGGTTATAGCTGTAAAAAACCAAGGAGATCAATTAATTATTCATTTATCTACTCAAATCCCTACAGTAGTGAAAATGTTAGTATCTGAAATGCTAGAAATTCCTCAAAACAGAATATCGATAGTGGTGCCTAATGTAGGCGGAGGCTTTGGGCTAAAGCAGGATATTAATTACGAGGAACTTTCAGTAATAGCTTTAGCTTTTAAGTTAAATAAAAACCTAAAATGGGTAGAAACAAGAACTGAGAGCATTCTGACTTCTCAAGCTAGGGATCAAGTTCATGAATTAAAAGTAGGTTACACAGATTCAGGAAAACTAAATTATGTTCTAGATAAAATAACATATAACGCCGGAGCACATCCTTTGCCTTTTACAGGAATTTCGCCATTATTTGTAACATTAAATACAATGAAAAGTCTTTACAACTTTGAATTTTATTACGACGCAGAAGCTAAGGTTAGTAATAAACCGCCACAAGGAGCTTATAGGGGCTTTGGGAGACCAGAGGCCATACTAATTATGGAAAGGATAATGGACGAAATAGCTAAAAGGACTAAAATTTCTCCAATAGAAGTTAGGAAGGTTAACATCAAAGAAAAATTGGAAGGTGACGTAGGTAACTTAAACGGTGTAATAGATAAGTTATATAAAAAATATGAGGAAATGAGAAGAGTCTATGGAAAAGGAATAGGGATAAGCCTTTATGTACAATATGCTGCACCAAATTCTGAAATAATGGTAAAGCATGAAGGATCTTTAATTCCAGGCTATGAATGCGTAAGAGCAAGGTTAGATTTAGATGGTTGGATAGTAATAGAGACTACTTTAACTAATCAAGGACAGAGAATGGATAGTTCCATAAGGAAATTGGTATCCAAAGAATTAGGTTATGATAAAGTCAAAGTAGAACTAGCTAAGACTAATATTAATGGTTACGGAGTTTGGGCTAGTAGATCTATGCTAACTGCAGGAAATGCTTCAATATTAGCAGTTAGAAAACTAAAGGAAATTGCAAAGAAGATAGATGAAAGCGTTGACTGGGAAAAAATTTCAAGAATAATGAGACAGGAACCTTGGAAATTAAAGGAACTTTCAGTGGAAGAATGCTACGAAACTCCAGAATTTGTAGGCACAGTTAGCGGTCAAATAATAGCAGTTATGAAAGACGATTTAGGAAATGTTAAACCCTTGTATAATTACATAGTTGCAGACGTCGGAGTTACAGGAGACGACGAAGTAGTTAAAGGGCAATTAATTGGTGGAGCTCTACAAGCAATAAGCGGATCGTTCTTAGAAAATACTGAGGACGAGATTGAGTATTCTATAGCTACTGCAGTAGAAGCGCCTAAGTTCGAGGTAGAATTATTACATACCCCTTCAAATACTCCAGCTGGAGTTAGGGGAGTAGGAGAGAATAGTATTTCTGGAGGTTATGCCTCTTTTATAAATGCAATAAATGATTTAGGCTTAGAATGTAATAGTGTTCCATGTAGGTTAGTAAAATGA
- a CDS encoding amidohydrolase family protein: MTIIKNVNMMGLKRTNITLDDKANTIIDANGRIAFPSFFDMHVHLENSLSLKDTGENESGTLEEAVERWAKIRDSLSLEDIKNKIKKSLILEIFNGITHIRNHADTCSKNINSVKASLEVKEEMKDFIDIQVVAFPEQGIFNCNEEEFKKAVEISDIIGGKPDGEDNEDLGKRHLELISSLSLKLNKSIDSHIDQGDEPTRFSEYLLGLRNNHVALSHLTSIHSDNDEYVSKLIKLIKKRNASVISSPLTTVFLNGRFDGYPKRRGLTRIKQLVDEGVNVALGHDDFQNPFFPFGFGDIIQALWMAILMEQANLKDTEDWIGLITKNAEKEWILSSYLKPSEDIVILDAKSLREQFSTLSPRFMVIRKGKIIAYSNKSGEVILNGNKINPYELIV; encoded by the coding sequence ATGACTATAATAAAAAATGTGAATATGATGGGCTTAAAGCGAACTAACATAACCTTAGATGATAAAGCTAATACGATAATTGACGCTAATGGTAGAATAGCGTTTCCATCTTTTTTTGATATGCATGTACATCTAGAGAATTCTTTAAGTTTAAAAGATACTGGCGAAAATGAAAGTGGAACTTTAGAAGAAGCTGTAGAAAGATGGGCTAAAATTAGAGATTCTCTATCTTTAGAAGATATAAAAAATAAAATTAAAAAATCTCTAATCTTAGAGATATTTAATGGTATCACACATATTAGGAATCACGCTGATACATGCTCAAAGAATATTAATTCTGTTAAGGCTTCTTTAGAGGTTAAAGAGGAAATGAAGGACTTTATTGACATTCAAGTAGTAGCTTTTCCTGAGCAAGGAATATTTAACTGCAATGAAGAGGAGTTTAAGAAGGCTGTAGAGATTTCTGATATAATAGGAGGTAAGCCAGATGGTGAGGATAATGAGGATCTTGGAAAAAGACATTTAGAGTTAATTTCCTCATTATCCTTAAAATTAAATAAAAGTATAGACTCTCATATAGATCAAGGAGATGAACCCACAAGGTTTTCTGAATATCTTTTAGGATTAAGAAATAATCACGTAGCCCTTTCTCATCTTACTTCAATTCATTCTGATAATGACGAGTATGTTTCAAAACTAATTAAATTAATAAAAAAGAGGAATGCCTCAGTAATTAGTTCTCCCTTAACTACAGTATTCCTTAATGGTAGATTTGATGGATATCCTAAGAGAAGAGGATTAACAAGAATTAAACAACTAGTGGATGAAGGAGTTAATGTAGCATTAGGTCATGACGACTTTCAAAACCCTTTCTTTCCCTTTGGATTTGGAGATATAATTCAAGCTCTATGGATGGCTATTCTAATGGAGCAGGCAAACTTAAAGGATACTGAAGATTGGATAGGCTTAATTACAAAGAATGCTGAAAAGGAATGGATATTATCTAGTTATCTTAAACCTTCAGAGGACATTGTTATTTTAGATGCAAAAAGTTTAAGGGAGCAGTTTTCTACTCTTTCTCCAAGATTTATGGTGATTAGAAAGGGTAAAATAATAGCTTATTCAAACAAGAGCGGAGAAGTAATCTTAAACGGTAATAAGATAAATCCTTATGAACTTATCGTTTAA
- a CDS encoding iron-containing alcohol dehydrogenase codes for MLKLINFSSNVVFGNNVICSIPSEMESKNFPKDIIFISGENTFKLFGNKVLDKIQKSDFRVIKDIIGVGKDKDTIDDQISKFPKDKKYTIIAVGSGSVLDAGKYIASETNSPLISIPTSLSTDAIATSFSVLWRKGSSIAIKTVAPSLVIGDYQLLKKEDKRFIKAGIGDMLSKLSALYDWRLSFWLAKEKYNDFAYSLASYTTKLIIKRLNHILNSDYIGIETLFLAEVTDGYLMEISNTTRVAAGSEHLFSFAMETLGVNLLHGELCGIGTVIMHFLQTGSHKARKIFEKSHFPITVKELGINKETIIKALSISHKMRNWYTILGKEGLTEGQAERLAKYAGVI; via the coding sequence ATGCTTAAACTAATAAATTTTTCATCAAACGTTGTTTTTGGTAATAATGTTATATGCTCAATTCCTAGTGAAATGGAATCTAAGAACTTTCCTAAGGATATCATTTTTATCTCAGGAGAAAATACTTTTAAATTATTTGGAAACAAAGTATTAGATAAAATTCAGAAAAGTGATTTTCGTGTTATTAAAGATATTATAGGCGTAGGAAAAGATAAGGATACTATAGATGATCAAATCTCTAAGTTTCCTAAAGATAAAAAATATACAATAATAGCTGTAGGTAGCGGTTCAGTATTGGATGCAGGAAAATATATTGCGTCAGAAACTAATTCTCCCTTAATTTCTATTCCTACTTCTCTTTCAACTGATGCAATAGCTACTAGTTTTTCAGTACTATGGAGAAAAGGCTCTAGTATAGCTATAAAGACGGTAGCACCATCGCTAGTCATTGGTGACTACCAATTACTGAAAAAGGAGGATAAAAGGTTTATAAAAGCAGGTATAGGTGATATGCTTTCCAAACTTTCTGCACTTTATGATTGGAGATTAAGTTTTTGGCTTGCAAAAGAAAAATATAATGACTTTGCATATAGTTTAGCTTCATATACTACTAAGTTGATTATAAAAAGGTTAAATCATATTTTGAATAGTGATTATATAGGTATAGAAACTTTATTTCTTGCTGAAGTTACTGATGGTTACCTTATGGAGATTTCGAATACTACTAGAGTAGCTGCTGGTAGTGAACATCTTTTTTCTTTTGCAATGGAGACGCTTGGGGTAAATCTATTACATGGAGAATTATGTGGAATCGGGACGGTAATTATGCACTTCCTACAAACTGGATCTCACAAGGCTAGAAAAATATTTGAAAAATCACATTTCCCCATTACTGTTAAAGAGCTAGGTATTAATAAGGAGACAATAATAAAAGCGTTATCAATATCTCATAAAATGAGAAATTGGTATACGATACTAGGTAAAGAAGGCTTAACTGAGGGCCAAGCAGAAAGACTGGCTAAATATGCAGGTGTAATCTAA
- a CDS encoding aspartate aminotransferase family protein, producing the protein MNRLSYENAPRILVKPPGPKSLELLDIQDKYETKSRIYTQIFRMAVDDAKGSTVKDVDGNIYIDWFSGISVLNLGHSNPIVIDAIQNQLNKIDHINEVPTEARVQFLKTLESTLPGKLRNNAKIMFTVTGGDACEAAVSLARYITKKKIIIAFSGSYHGIAGEIASATANYHYREYENLDYHNFYHLPYPYKYRFPIKVNDEDISKVVIDMLENILKDNYSGIGPVGGVLVEPIQGEGGYIVPPDDFLPMLREVTEKYSIPLIADEVQSGVGRTGKIWASEHWSITPDIMCISKSIGGGIPASMIAYKKEYDEFLPQGFHLGTYRGNPLALAAGNAILNYLQNSEILNRVQEKGKYIVERFNEMSYISNYIGDVRGKGFMIGVELVKDRKSKEPATDVAIQLKKKLFEKGLLMHTCGHYGNVMRFMAPLTIEDDLIDKGLEVFENSIKEIGNT; encoded by the coding sequence ATGAATAGATTAAGTTATGAGAACGCCCCTAGAATATTAGTTAAGCCACCAGGTCCAAAATCATTAGAACTATTAGATATCCAAGACAAGTACGAAACTAAATCAAGGATTTACACTCAGATATTTAGAATGGCTGTTGATGATGCTAAAGGTTCTACTGTTAAAGACGTTGATGGAAATATTTACATTGATTGGTTTTCTGGAATTAGCGTTTTAAATCTAGGTCATTCAAATCCTATAGTTATAGACGCTATTCAAAATCAGCTTAATAAAATAGATCATATAAATGAAGTACCTACAGAGGCTAGAGTTCAATTTTTAAAGACTCTTGAATCTACATTACCTGGAAAGCTAAGGAACAATGCTAAGATAATGTTTACAGTAACTGGAGGAGATGCATGTGAGGCCGCAGTAAGCCTAGCGCGATATATAACAAAGAAGAAAATCATAATCGCTTTTAGTGGATCATATCATGGAATAGCAGGAGAAATAGCAAGTGCTACTGCTAATTATCATTATAGAGAATATGAGAATCTAGATTATCATAATTTTTATCATCTGCCATATCCTTATAAATACAGATTTCCAATAAAAGTAAATGATGAGGATATAAGCAAGGTTGTAATCGATATGCTAGAAAATATTTTAAAGGATAATTATTCAGGAATAGGACCTGTAGGCGGAGTTTTAGTAGAGCCTATACAAGGAGAAGGAGGATATATAGTACCTCCTGATGATTTCTTGCCTATGCTGAGAGAAGTAACAGAGAAATACTCTATTCCACTTATAGCAGACGAAGTCCAAAGCGGAGTAGGGAGAACAGGAAAGATTTGGGCTAGTGAACATTGGTCTATTACTCCAGATATAATGTGTATTTCTAAAAGTATTGGTGGCGGAATACCAGCATCTATGATAGCGTATAAAAAAGAGTATGATGAATTTTTACCTCAAGGATTTCATTTAGGGACATATAGAGGAAATCCTCTAGCTTTGGCCGCTGGTAATGCAATATTAAATTACTTACAAAATTCAGAAATACTTAATAGAGTTCAAGAAAAAGGTAAATATATAGTAGAAAGATTTAATGAAATGAGTTATATTTCGAATTATATAGGAGACGTAAGAGGTAAAGGATTTATGATTGGTGTAGAATTAGTTAAAGATAGAAAAAGTAAAGAACCTGCTACTGATGTAGCGATTCAACTAAAGAAGAAGCTATTTGAAAAAGGATTGCTAATGCATACTTGTGGACATTATGGTAATGTGATGAGATTTATGGCACCATTAACAATTGAAGACGACCTTATAGATAAGGGTTTAGAAGTTTTCGAGAATAGTATTAAGGAAATTGGAAATACGTGA
- a CDS encoding amidohydrolase family protein, with protein sequence MILKNARNLEGKKIDIEINDNKIVKIADTLDGEGIDLEGRLISPALIDSHAHIDSNFLLDLCKEAPTPKFEEALKVLMECKENLSENEIYSLMKKSVLYYIKSASLYVRTHLMIDGQKWRERLDSIMKLKEEFKDKIFIQVIGFIQSYDYFDDETEERIWKAIDFGVDGIGGQPHLQPSLEDGIKMIKKIFDIATQKGILMDFHADYSDDPNSRFSEVIASETMKRKYFNKVSLSHLLAMHSYNSDYALRLMRWLRESGISVIVSPITELEGSGAFEDYPKRRGIPRVREMIYNGVNVALGHDDIQNQLNPIGDGDLLKASFALMIGDYMYFSQFFGDIFNLMTYNGAKALNIKEYGLKECMKANLVVFEGKNVKDVLVGIKPRRMVISNGKIVYENSYLESIRI encoded by the coding sequence ATGATATTAAAAAATGCTAGAAATTTAGAAGGAAAGAAAATTGATATTGAAATAAATGATAATAAGATCGTAAAAATAGCTGATACGCTGGATGGAGAAGGAATAGACTTAGAAGGAAGACTAATATCTCCAGCTCTTATAGATTCTCACGCGCATATTGATAGTAATTTTCTCCTTGATTTATGTAAAGAAGCTCCAACTCCAAAGTTTGAAGAAGCATTGAAAGTACTAATGGAGTGTAAAGAGAATTTGTCTGAAAATGAAATTTATTCTTTAATGAAAAAATCTGTATTATATTATATAAAATCTGCCTCACTTTACGTCAGAACTCACTTGATGATAGACGGTCAAAAATGGAGAGAAAGGCTTGATAGTATAATGAAATTAAAAGAAGAATTCAAAGACAAAATATTCATTCAAGTTATAGGTTTTATTCAAAGTTATGATTATTTTGACGATGAGACAGAAGAACGAATTTGGAAGGCAATAGACTTTGGAGTAGATGGTATAGGTGGACAGCCACATTTACAACCGTCTTTAGAAGACGGAATAAAAATGATAAAAAAGATATTCGACATTGCCACGCAAAAGGGAATTTTAATGGATTTTCATGCTGATTATTCCGATGATCCTAACTCTAGGTTTAGCGAAGTAATAGCTTCAGAGACTATGAAGAGAAAATATTTCAATAAGGTTTCGTTAAGTCACCTTCTTGCTATGCATTCTTATAATTCTGATTACGCTTTAAGGCTAATGAGATGGCTAAGGGAATCAGGCATTAGCGTTATTGTTTCTCCCATTACAGAACTTGAAGGGTCTGGGGCCTTTGAAGATTATCCTAAAAGAAGGGGAATTCCAAGAGTTAGGGAGATGATTTATAACGGAGTCAATGTAGCCTTAGGTCACGATGACATTCAAAACCAGCTAAATCCTATAGGCGATGGAGATTTATTGAAGGCTAGCTTTGCTCTAATGATAGGAGATTATATGTACTTTTCTCAGTTTTTTGGAGATATTTTTAACCTTATGACTTATAATGGAGCTAAAGCACTTAATATAAAAGAATACGGTTTGAAAGAATGTATGAAAGCTAATCTTGTAGTATTCGAAGGAAAGAATGTTAAGGACGTTTTAGTTGGAATAAAACCTCGACGAATGGTTATTAGCAACGGTAAAATAGTCTATGAGAACTCTTATTTAGAGTCCATAAGAATTTAA
- a CDS encoding APC family permease, with amino-acid sequence MEEKDFPNSQIQKNEYKLKHNAVGLMHGVFQSISHVSPAGDVAILLTGTVAYAGAYTVIAVLIAWLIYGMWMNTPYQFSKLRTNAGGYYAYASLGSKILSIPTFLSYTENEMLGGPAFGILGFASFFYLISPSISSLPYVWVGLASVVAAYGFIISYLGIKESLSYAFYTGLAEVLFLGLASIAIIFKLGSLNTFSVFSPPTYALPLVFLGMVFSILDFTGLGTVITVSEEIKEPKKNVGKSILYAFLLTGFALIPPAYALTVGWGLGNISAFASSPDPGLIVFGKYLGIAGFALLTIFVANSYLSFIIANSNVVSRISFSAARDGVIIPRWFYYTHPKRKTPVRTLMLWLGVGFGSSLAAGLLLGPFNGALLLLTIAGIGVIFEHMFANIGLTIYANKQRQFDIFKHGVVPIISSILGVIVLYYSMQGLLSTAISSPSLLNYAFLGAGIFGIVWPLAVGFPLGIYYLKKHPEKLAKAGEYDIAMEIRPQSKET; translated from the coding sequence ATGGAAGAAAAGGATTTTCCAAATTCACAAATTCAAAAAAATGAGTATAAATTAAAACATAATGCAGTAGGTTTAATGCATGGAGTATTTCAATCAATATCACACGTTTCTCCAGCTGGCGATGTGGCAATACTTTTAACCGGTACAGTAGCTTATGCAGGAGCATATACTGTAATAGCTGTATTAATAGCGTGGTTAATTTATGGAATGTGGATGAATACTCCTTATCAATTTTCCAAGTTAAGGACAAATGCTGGAGGATATTATGCTTATGCATCATTAGGATCTAAAATACTCTCCATACCTACATTTCTATCTTACACTGAAAACGAAATGTTAGGAGGACCTGCCTTTGGAATATTAGGATTCGCTAGCTTCTTTTATTTAATTTCTCCTTCTATTAGTTCCTTACCGTATGTATGGGTAGGTCTAGCAAGTGTAGTAGCTGCTTACGGTTTTATAATATCTTATCTAGGTATAAAGGAATCCTTATCTTACGCATTTTATACTGGATTAGCTGAAGTTCTTTTCTTAGGTTTAGCCTCAATAGCAATAATATTCAAACTTGGATCATTAAATACATTTTCCGTATTTTCTCCACCAACATACGCATTACCTTTAGTATTTCTAGGAATGGTCTTTTCAATTCTTGATTTTACAGGATTAGGCACAGTAATAACGGTATCAGAAGAGATAAAGGAACCTAAAAAGAATGTAGGAAAATCTATACTATACGCTTTCCTTTTAACAGGATTCGCTTTAATACCGCCAGCATATGCATTAACGGTAGGTTGGGGATTGGGAAATATATCTGCTTTTGCATCATCTCCAGATCCTGGTCTAATAGTATTTGGTAAATATTTAGGAATAGCCGGATTCGCATTATTAACAATATTTGTGGCAAATAGTTATTTATCATTTATAATAGCAAATTCTAATGTAGTTAGTAGAATATCCTTTTCCGCAGCTAGAGACGGAGTAATAATTCCAAGATGGTTCTACTATACACATCCAAAAAGGAAAACACCAGTCAGAACGTTAATGCTATGGTTAGGAGTAGGTTTCGGATCAAGCCTTGCGGCAGGTTTACTACTAGGACCTTTTAATGGAGCCTTATTACTATTGACCATTGCAGGTATTGGAGTAATATTTGAACACATGTTTGCTAATATAGGACTTACGATTTATGCTAATAAACAGAGACAATTTGATATATTCAAACACGGAGTAGTTCCTATAATATCTAGTATCCTAGGTGTAATTGTATTATATTACAGTATGCAGGGATTATTAAGCACTGCTATATCTTCTCCTTCTTTACTTAACTATGCATTCTTAGGCGCAGGGATATTTGGAATTGTATGGCCTCTAGCCGTAGGCTTCCCTCTAGGGATATATTACTTGAAAAAACATCCAGAGAAATTGGCTAAAGCTGGAGAATATGATATAGCAATGGAAATAAGACCACAATCAAAAGAAACATAA
- a CDS encoding amidohydrolase family protein, producing the protein MIFKNARIITSNGIIDADFRVEEGKIKEIKKNIIPKDNVIDLSGYYVLPSVIDGHTHFNSRFLGAREVIPTADDYKSGSEVALAGGVTSFINFIDPAKEDPIKSVKTEIENATQSMTDYSFHLIVRNGDHIKYLDEIFNLGIKSVKVFMAYKGSMQLDDENIMRAMRKVKELGGVMAIHAENGDVIDELQKEYGDKDEAIYHALTRPSEVEEEAVNRVSMMAYLTKAKAYIVHVSSPNSLKIIQSWRAKGTEVYAETCPHYLMFDESYYNRPDGKRFIMSPPLRSKEMRKELVDSLKNMFTLGSDYSGYMSVYKDKALSYIEVPNGVASTEFLVPTIMSLMFDGFISPEHVAEITSEDQIKLYGIKNKGFSVGSDADFALIKKEEWIVKDWHGKMDHSIYEGVKFKAKVIRTYLKGELAFEEDVKGSKGEMLKR; encoded by the coding sequence ATGATATTTAAGAACGCCAGAATAATTACCTCTAATGGAATTATTGATGCAGATTTTAGAGTAGAAGAAGGTAAGATTAAGGAAATAAAAAAGAATATTATACCTAAAGATAATGTAATTGATTTGTCAGGATACTATGTTCTTCCAAGTGTTATTGACGGTCATACTCATTTTAATTCCCGTTTTTTAGGAGCTAGAGAAGTTATACCAACTGCAGACGACTATAAAAGTGGTAGTGAAGTAGCTTTAGCAGGAGGAGTAACTTCGTTTATAAATTTTATAGATCCTGCTAAGGAAGATCCAATAAAAAGTGTGAAGACTGAGATCGAAAACGCTACTCAATCTATGACAGATTATTCCTTCCATTTAATAGTAAGAAATGGAGATCATATAAAATATCTGGACGAGATATTTAACCTTGGTATCAAGAGCGTTAAAGTTTTCATGGCATATAAGGGAAGTATGCAATTAGACGATGAAAATATAATGCGGGCTATGAGAAAAGTTAAGGAGTTAGGAGGGGTAATGGCAATTCATGCAGAGAACGGTGACGTAATAGATGAATTACAAAAGGAATATGGTGATAAAGATGAAGCAATTTATCATGCATTGACAAGGCCCTCAGAAGTGGAAGAGGAGGCTGTAAATAGGGTATCTATGATGGCTTATTTAACTAAAGCTAAAGCTTACATAGTACACGTTTCTTCTCCTAATTCATTAAAAATAATTCAGTCATGGAGAGCAAAGGGTACAGAAGTTTACGCAGAGACTTGCCCTCATTACCTAATGTTTGATGAAAGTTACTATAATAGACCAGACGGTAAGAGGTTCATAATGTCCCCACCTTTAAGAAGTAAGGAAATGAGGAAAGAGTTAGTAGATAGTTTAAAAAACATGTTTACTTTAGGCAGTGATTACTCTGGATACATGTCAGTATATAAGGATAAGGCATTAAGTTATATAGAAGTACCAAACGGTGTCGCGTCAACTGAATTCCTAGTCCCTACTATAATGAGTTTAATGTTTGACGGTTTTATTTCGCCAGAACATGTAGCTGAGATAACTTCTGAAGACCAAATAAAGCTTTATGGGATTAAGAACAAGGGATTCAGTGTAGGCTCTGATGCAGACTTTGCTTTAATAAAGAAAGAAGAATGGATAGTTAAAGATTGGCATGGTAAAATGGATCATTCAATTTATGAAGGTGTAAAATTTAAGGCTAAGGTTATAAGAACTTACCTTAAAGGAGAATTAGCGTTTGAAGAGGATGTAAAAGGATCTAAAGGCGAGATGCTGAAGAGATAG